In Streptomyces sclerotialus, one genomic interval encodes:
- a CDS encoding ATP-binding protein encodes MAGLEGREQPQPRIGTAAMRWVLPAQDMEGERARVTAAARGDGASRALDLIGDPANEEVRLPSRPESAATARRLTQSVLLKQWSLTPQLAEHAVLLVSELVGNAVRHTGARTFGLRMLRRRGWIRVEVRDPSRGLPCLMPVHEMDVSGRGLFLVDKLSDRWGVDLLPRGKTTWFEMRVTDRA; translated from the coding sequence ATGGCGGGCCTCGAAGGTAGGGAGCAGCCGCAGCCGCGCATCGGGACGGCTGCCATGCGCTGGGTCCTGCCCGCCCAGGACATGGAGGGGGAGAGGGCCAGGGTGACGGCTGCCGCTCGGGGTGACGGGGCGTCAAGGGCGCTCGATCTCATCGGCGACCCCGCCAACGAGGAGGTGCGGCTCCCCTCGCGCCCCGAATCCGCCGCCACCGCCCGGCGGTTGACGCAGTCCGTGCTGCTGAAGCAGTGGTCGCTGACGCCCCAGCTCGCCGAGCACGCCGTACTGCTCGTCTCGGAACTGGTCGGCAACGCGGTGCGGCACACCGGCGCCCGGACGTTCGGGCTGCGGATGCTGCGCCGGCGCGGCTGGATCCGGGTCGAGGTGCGCGACCCGTCGCGCGGGCTGCCCTGCCTGATGCCGGTGCACGAGATGGACGTGAGCGGCCGGGGGCTCTTCCTCGTGGACAAGCTCTCCGACCGCTGGGGCGTCGATCTGCTGCCGCGCGGCAAGACGACGTGGTTCGAGATGCGGGTGACGGACCGCGCGTGA
- a CDS encoding DsbA family protein, whose protein sequence is MSASASPGRRLAAVGAILALIVGLVAIGIAVGTAVEGDGGRTSAEPGPAASVPEGDPDGRRQMYDDIAGKTSRREKGDALAVGRTDAPVVLVEYADYQCGFCGRFTRETQPELIEKYVDKGVLRIEFRNFTLYGEDSERAARASWAAGRQGKFWELHDALYAKSRKGPALAEDKLVELARDSGVEDIDRFRRDLRSDEAAEALDRDQQEGYELGVQSTPSFLVNGEPIAGAQPTATFTQAIDEAAARAKENGGGK, encoded by the coding sequence ATGTCCGCATCCGCTTCGCCGGGCCGCCGCCTCGCGGCCGTCGGCGCGATCCTCGCCCTCATCGTCGGCCTCGTCGCCATCGGCATCGCGGTCGGCACGGCCGTCGAGGGTGACGGCGGCCGCACGTCCGCCGAGCCCGGCCCCGCCGCCTCCGTCCCGGAGGGGGACCCCGACGGCCGCCGGCAGATGTACGACGACATCGCCGGGAAGACCTCGCGCCGGGAGAAGGGCGACGCGCTGGCCGTCGGCCGTACCGACGCGCCGGTCGTGCTGGTCGAGTACGCCGACTACCAGTGCGGCTTCTGCGGCCGCTTCACCCGCGAGACCCAGCCCGAACTGATCGAGAAGTACGTCGACAAGGGCGTCCTGCGCATCGAGTTCCGCAACTTCACCCTCTACGGCGAGGACTCCGAGCGGGCGGCCCGCGCGTCCTGGGCCGCCGGGCGGCAGGGCAAGTTCTGGGAGCTGCACGACGCGCTGTACGCCAAGAGCCGCAAGGGCCCCGCGCTCGCCGAGGACAAGCTCGTCGAGCTGGCGCGTGACAGCGGCGTCGAGGACATCGACCGCTTCCGGCGCGACCTGAGGAGCGACGAGGCGGCCGAGGCGCTGGACCGTGACCAGCAGGAGGGGTACGAGCTCGGCGTGCAGTCCACCCCGTCGTTCCTGGTCAACGGGGAGCCGATCGCGGGCGCCCAGCCGACCGCCACCTTCACGCAGGCCATCGACGAGGCCGCGGCCCGGGCGAAGGAGAACGGGGGCGGCAAGTGA
- a CDS encoding cytochrome c biogenesis CcdA family protein, which translates to MTDIGYLAAFLGGALALLSPCSALLLPAFFAYSLATPGRLLARTGVFYLGLATTLVPLGAASTAASRLFNGHRDLLIAVGGWVVIAMGVLQILGLGFASRRAQSAAARITPRSAVSTFLLGCVYGLAGFCAGPILGAVLTVTAVSGSPVYGASMLAVYALGMALPLFVLALLWDRFQLGRRGWLRGREFGLGPLRLHTTSLVSGLFFIGIGILFLAFNGTSALPGILDTDAEFRLEEWVARTGDAVPDSVLIAVAALAVAAVLGRIALRPDKKTKD; encoded by the coding sequence GTGACCGACATCGGCTACCTCGCCGCCTTCCTGGGCGGCGCCCTCGCCCTGCTCAGCCCGTGCAGCGCGCTGCTGCTGCCCGCGTTCTTCGCGTACTCGCTCGCCACACCGGGGCGGCTGCTCGCCCGTACCGGCGTCTTCTACCTGGGCCTGGCGACCACGCTGGTGCCGCTCGGCGCCGCCAGCACCGCGGCCAGCCGGCTGTTCAACGGCCATCGCGACCTGCTGATCGCCGTCGGCGGCTGGGTGGTGATCGCGATGGGTGTGCTGCAGATCCTGGGCCTGGGTTTCGCGTCCCGCCGGGCGCAGTCCGCCGCGGCGCGGATCACCCCGCGCTCGGCCGTCTCCACCTTCCTGCTGGGCTGCGTCTACGGGCTCGCCGGCTTCTGCGCGGGGCCCATCCTGGGTGCGGTGCTGACGGTCACGGCGGTCAGCGGCTCGCCCGTGTACGGCGCGTCGATGCTCGCCGTGTACGCGCTGGGGATGGCGCTGCCGCTCTTCGTACTGGCCCTGCTCTGGGACCGGTTCCAGCTGGGGCGGCGCGGCTGGCTGCGCGGCCGGGAATTCGGTCTCGGGCCGCTGCGCCTGCACACCACCTCGCTCGTCTCCGGGCTGTTCTTCATCGGTATCGGGATTCTCTTCCTGGCGTTCAACGGAACCAGTGCGCTGCCCGGAATCCTCGACACCGACGCGGAGTTCCGGCTGGAGGAATGGGTGGCCAGGACCGGGGACGCCGTGCCGGACTCCGTGCTGATCGCGGTGGCGGCGCTGGCCGTCGCCGCGGTGCTCGGCCGCATCGCGCTGCGTCCGGACAAGAAGACGAAGGACTGA
- a CDS encoding DUF5993 family protein gives MDALLFAGLFATFLCIVGLKSRVVVVAVWSVMFAAVVWLMAHHVTGAVVLGLPH, from the coding sequence ATGGACGCCCTCCTCTTCGCCGGTCTCTTCGCCACGTTCCTGTGCATCGTGGGTCTGAAGAGCCGGGTGGTGGTGGTCGCGGTGTGGTCGGTGATGTTCGCCGCCGTCGTCTGGCTGATGGCTCATCACGTCACCGGCGCCGTCGTGCTCGGTCTTCCGCACTGA
- a CDS encoding disulfide bond formation protein B: MSALLTGRMSTPMGTPAIPALDPGPPGIIARAQYWFACLFVTGWTGVLCGGLYLQFFRGEQPCPLCVVQRLFMVLALLGAAHIVRQGLRGAVPRRDYLMGWGLALVGCTAGSLAAGRQALLYLLPGGGERGAGASGSGVLAGGAYDSGLYGSTVQGLPPDVWAWLFFQASVLAIGAVLVTSHLTTARRIPTQGAHRAAGLAALLLAGAVIAVSGVSVFLAAGLHAFLPVAPGRYQLLYDLGLVR; encoded by the coding sequence ATGAGTGCACTACTGACCGGGCGGATGAGTACGCCGATGGGTACGCCGGCGATTCCCGCGCTGGATCCCGGGCCGCCGGGAATCATCGCCCGCGCACAGTACTGGTTCGCCTGTCTCTTCGTGACCGGCTGGACCGGCGTCCTCTGCGGCGGCCTCTACCTCCAGTTCTTCCGCGGGGAACAGCCGTGTCCGCTCTGCGTCGTCCAGCGGCTGTTCATGGTGCTGGCGCTGCTGGGCGCCGCCCACATCGTCCGGCAGGGGCTGCGGGGCGCGGTGCCGCGCCGGGACTACCTCATGGGGTGGGGGCTCGCGCTCGTCGGCTGTACGGCCGGTTCGCTGGCGGCGGGGCGGCAGGCGCTGCTGTACCTGCTGCCCGGCGGCGGTGAGCGGGGCGCCGGGGCGTCCGGCAGCGGGGTCCTCGCCGGCGGGGCGTACGACAGCGGCCTGTACGGCAGCACCGTCCAGGGCCTGCCGCCCGACGTCTGGGCCTGGCTCTTCTTCCAGGCGTCCGTGCTGGCGATCGGCGCCGTGCTGGTCACCTCGCACCTCACCACGGCCCGGCGGATCCCCACGCAGGGGGCACACCGGGCGGCGGGGCTGGCCGCGCTGCTCCTCGCCGGGGCGGTCATCGCGGTGAGCGGGGTGTCCGTCTTCCTGGCGGCGGGACTGCACGCCTTCCTGCCCGTCGCCCCCGGCCGCTACCAGCTGCTGTACGACCTGGGGCTGGTGCGCTGA
- the nadE gene encoding ammonia-dependent NAD(+) synthetase has translation MTDPASISLQQEIARDLQVSASFDAQEEIERRVAFLTERLTRTGLRSLVLGISGGVDSTTAGRLCQLAVERAREAGHDAVFYAMRLPYGVQADEHDAQLALSFIKPDELLTVDVKPASDAALQAVVDSGVPFRDAAHQDFVQGNIKARQRMIAQYAVAGAREGLVVGTDHAAEAVSGFFTKFGDGAADLVPLTGLTKRRVRALADALGAPSELVWKVPTADLETLSPGKADEEALGVTYDNIDDFLEGKPVSEQTYETIVRRYRLTAHKRELPIAP, from the coding sequence GTGACCGACCCGGCGTCCATCAGCCTGCAGCAGGAGATCGCCCGGGATCTCCAGGTGTCCGCGTCCTTCGACGCACAGGAGGAGATCGAGCGCCGGGTGGCCTTCCTCACCGAGCGGCTGACGCGCACGGGGCTGCGCTCCCTGGTGCTCGGCATCAGCGGCGGCGTGGACTCCACCACCGCGGGCCGGCTGTGCCAGCTCGCGGTGGAGCGGGCCCGCGAGGCCGGCCATGACGCGGTGTTCTACGCCATGCGGCTGCCCTACGGCGTCCAGGCCGACGAGCACGACGCGCAGCTCGCGCTCTCCTTCATCAAGCCCGACGAGCTGCTCACCGTCGACGTGAAGCCGGCCAGCGACGCGGCCCTGCAGGCGGTCGTGGACTCCGGGGTGCCCTTCCGGGACGCCGCTCACCAGGACTTCGTCCAGGGCAACATCAAGGCACGGCAGCGCATGATCGCCCAGTACGCGGTGGCCGGTGCCCGCGAGGGCCTGGTGGTCGGCACGGACCACGCCGCCGAGGCGGTCTCGGGCTTCTTCACCAAGTTCGGCGACGGCGCGGCGGACCTGGTGCCGCTGACCGGCCTGACCAAGCGGCGGGTGCGCGCGCTGGCCGATGCCCTCGGTGCCCCCTCCGAGCTGGTCTGGAAGGTCCCGACCGCCGACCTGGAGACGCTGTCCCCGGGCAAGGCGGACGAGGAAGCGCTCGGTGTCACGTACGACAACATCGACGACTTCCTGGAGGGGAAGCCGGTCAGCGAGCAGACCTACGAGACGATCGTGCGGCGCTACCGCCTCACGGCGCACAAGCGCGAGCTGCCGATCGCGCCCTGA
- a CDS encoding GH25 family lysozyme, with protein MLHGVDVSSYQPTYSTKGLDFVFIKATEGRSYINPHQNSQAARAREAGCVVGFYHFLWPGNIAAQARYFVEKCASRLGDILIVDWERTSAGTYASNAQKDQFIREVKALRPHRHQVLLYCNRDFWLNHDTTSYAGDGLWIADYVRAGHPRIKAKWRFHQYTDNPLDKNVGQFSSKAALKKWADEE; from the coding sequence ATGCTGCACGGCGTCGATGTCAGCTCGTACCAGCCCACCTACTCCACCAAGGGCCTCGACTTCGTCTTCATCAAGGCGACCGAGGGCCGCTCCTACATCAATCCGCACCAGAACTCCCAGGCCGCGCGGGCCCGCGAGGCCGGCTGCGTGGTCGGCTTCTACCACTTCCTGTGGCCGGGGAACATCGCGGCGCAGGCCCGGTACTTCGTCGAGAAGTGCGCGTCCAGACTGGGCGACATACTGATCGTCGACTGGGAGCGCACGAGCGCCGGGACGTACGCGAGCAACGCGCAGAAGGATCAGTTCATCCGCGAGGTGAAGGCCCTGCGCCCGCACCGCCACCAGGTACTCCTGTACTGCAACCGCGACTTCTGGCTCAACCACGACACCACGTCCTACGCCGGCGACGGGCTGTGGATAGCCGACTACGTCCGGGCGGGCCACCCGCGGATCAAGGCCAAGTGGCGCTTCCACCAGTACACCGACAACCCCCTCGACAAGAACGTCGGCCAGTTCTCCAGCAAGGCCGCGCTGAAGAAGTGGGCGGACGAAGAATAG
- a CDS encoding L-serine ammonia-lyase: protein MAISVFDLFSIGIGPSSSHTVGPMRAARMFVGRLKKDGLLAQTAAVRAELFGSLGATGHGHGTPKAVLLGLEGHSPRTVDVEKADDMVERIRTTKRLRLLDAEIGDAHEIGFDESTELILHRRRSLPYHANGMTLFAYDEHGAPLLEKTYYSVGGGFVVDEDAVGADRIKLDDTVLKYPFRTGDELLRLSHDTGLSISALMLENEKAWRTEEEIRAGLLEIWQVMQACVARGTSREGILPGGLKVRRRAANAARALRAEGDPQARAMEWITLYAMAVNEENAAGGRVVTAPTNGAAGIIPAVLHYYRNFVPGADEEGVIRFLLAAGAIGMLFKENASISGAEVGCQGEVGSACSMAAGGLAEVLGGSPEQVENAAEIGMEHNLGLTCDPVGGLVQIPCIERNGMASVKAVTAARMALRGDGRHHVSLDKVIKTMKDTGADMSVKYKETARGGLAVNIIEC, encoded by the coding sequence GTGGCCATCTCCGTCTTCGATCTCTTCTCCATCGGCATCGGCCCGTCGTCCTCGCACACGGTCGGCCCGATGCGCGCGGCACGGATGTTCGTCGGCCGCCTCAAGAAGGACGGCCTCCTCGCACAGACCGCCGCCGTACGGGCCGAGCTGTTCGGCTCGCTCGGCGCCACCGGCCACGGCCACGGCACCCCCAAGGCGGTGCTGCTGGGCCTGGAGGGCCACTCCCCGCGCACCGTGGACGTCGAGAAGGCCGACGACATGGTCGAGCGCATCCGCACCACCAAGCGGCTGCGGCTGCTGGACGCCGAGATAGGCGATGCGCACGAGATCGGCTTCGACGAGTCCACCGAGCTGATCCTGCACCGCCGCCGCTCGCTGCCGTACCACGCCAACGGCATGACGCTGTTCGCCTACGACGAGCACGGCGCACCGCTGCTGGAGAAGACCTACTACTCCGTCGGCGGCGGCTTCGTCGTGGACGAGGACGCGGTCGGCGCCGACCGCATCAAGCTCGACGACACCGTGCTGAAGTACCCCTTCCGCACCGGCGACGAACTGCTGCGGCTCTCCCACGACACCGGCCTGTCCATCTCCGCGCTGATGCTGGAGAACGAGAAAGCCTGGCGCACCGAGGAAGAGATCCGCGCTGGACTGCTGGAGATCTGGCAGGTCATGCAGGCCTGCGTGGCCCGCGGCACCAGCCGCGAGGGCATCCTGCCCGGCGGGCTGAAGGTCCGCCGCCGGGCCGCCAACGCCGCCCGCGCACTGCGCGCCGAAGGCGACCCGCAGGCCCGCGCCATGGAGTGGATCACGCTGTACGCGATGGCGGTGAACGAGGAGAACGCCGCCGGCGGCCGGGTGGTGACCGCGCCCACCAACGGCGCGGCCGGCATCATCCCCGCCGTCCTGCACTACTACAGGAACTTCGTGCCCGGCGCGGACGAGGAGGGCGTGATCCGCTTCCTGCTGGCCGCGGGCGCCATCGGCATGCTCTTCAAGGAGAACGCCTCCATTTCCGGCGCCGAGGTCGGCTGCCAGGGCGAGGTGGGCTCGGCCTGCTCGATGGCGGCCGGCGGCCTGGCGGAGGTACTGGGCGGCTCCCCCGAGCAGGTGGAGAACGCCGCGGAGATCGGTATGGAACACAACCTGGGCCTGACCTGCGACCCGGTCGGCGGCCTGGTGCAGATCCCGTGCATCGAGCGCAACGGCATGGCCTCGGTCAAGGCCGTCACCGCCGCCCGCATGGCCCTGCGCGGCGACGGCCGCCACCACGTCTCCCTCGACAAGGTCATCAAGACCATGAAGGACACCGGCGCCGACATGTCCGTGAAGTACAAGGAGACGGCCCGCGGCGGACTCGCGGTCAACATCATCGAGTGCTGA
- the glyA gene encoding serine hydroxymethyltransferase, translating to MSLLNSSLHELDPDVAAAVDAELHRQQSTLEMIASENFAPAAVMEAQGSVLTNKYAEGYPGRRYYGGCEHVDVTEQIAIDRVKELFGAEYANVQPHSGASANQAALFAMAKPGDTILGLDLAHGGHLTHGMRLNFSGKQFNVVPYHVDSDGLVDMAEVEQLAKEHRPKVIIAGWSAYPRQLDFAAFRRIADEVEAYLWVDMAHFAGLVAAGLHPNPVEHADIVTSTTHKTLGGPRGGIILAKKDFAKKLNSSVFPGFQGGPLEHVIAAKAVSFKVAASEDFKERQQRTVEGARILAERLTSPDAREAGVNVLSGGTDVHLVLVDLRDSDLDGQQAEDRLHEVGITVNRNAVPNDPRPPMVTSGLRIGTPALATRGFQAEDFREVADIIALALKPEYDAAALKARVTALADKHPLYPELGK from the coding sequence ATGTCGCTTCTGAACAGCTCCCTCCATGAGCTCGACCCCGACGTCGCCGCCGCTGTCGACGCCGAACTCCACCGTCAGCAGTCCACCCTCGAAATGATCGCGTCGGAGAACTTCGCTCCGGCCGCCGTCATGGAGGCCCAGGGCTCGGTCCTCACCAACAAGTACGCCGAGGGCTACCCGGGCCGCCGCTACTACGGCGGCTGCGAGCACGTCGACGTCACCGAGCAGATCGCGATCGACCGGGTCAAGGAGCTGTTCGGCGCCGAGTACGCCAACGTGCAGCCGCACTCCGGCGCCTCCGCGAACCAGGCCGCGCTGTTCGCCATGGCCAAGCCCGGCGACACGATCCTCGGCCTGGACCTGGCGCACGGCGGGCACCTCACCCACGGCATGCGCCTGAACTTCTCCGGCAAGCAGTTCAACGTGGTCCCCTACCACGTCGACAGCGACGGCCTGGTCGACATGGCCGAGGTCGAGCAGCTCGCCAAGGAGCACCGCCCCAAGGTGATCATCGCGGGCTGGTCGGCGTACCCGCGCCAGCTGGACTTCGCGGCGTTCCGGCGGATCGCCGACGAGGTCGAGGCGTACCTGTGGGTCGACATGGCGCACTTCGCCGGCCTGGTCGCGGCGGGCCTGCACCCGAACCCGGTCGAGCACGCCGACATCGTGACCTCCACCACGCACAAGACGCTCGGCGGTCCGCGCGGCGGCATCATCCTCGCCAAGAAGGACTTCGCGAAGAAGCTGAACTCGTCCGTCTTCCCGGGCTTCCAGGGCGGCCCCCTGGAGCACGTGATCGCGGCCAAGGCGGTCTCCTTCAAGGTCGCGGCCTCGGAGGACTTCAAGGAGCGCCAGCAGCGCACCGTCGAGGGCGCCCGGATCCTGGCCGAGCGTCTGACCTCCCCGGACGCGCGTGAGGCGGGCGTCAACGTGCTGTCCGGCGGCACGGACGTGCACCTGGTCCTGGTCGACCTGCGCGACAGCGACCTGGACGGCCAGCAGGCCGAGGACCGCCTCCACGAGGTCGGCATCACCGTCAACCGCAACGCCGTCCCGAACGACCCGCGGCCCCCGATGGTCACCTCGGGTCTGCGGATCGGCACCCCGGCCCTGGCCACCCGCGGCTTCCAGGCCGAGGACTTCCGCGAGGTCGCCGACATCATCGCGCTGGCGCTGAAGCCGGAGTACGACGCGGCCGCCCTGAAGGCCCGCGTCACCGCGCTGGCCGACAAGCACCCGCTCTACCCGGAGCTGGGCAAGTGA
- the gcvH gene encoding glycine cleavage system protein GcvH gives MSNPQQLRYSKEHEWLSAAEDGVSTVGITEHAANALGDVVFAQLPEVGDTVTAGESCGELESTKSVSDLYSPVDGEVTEINEDVVADPSLVNSAPFEGGWLFKVKLSGEPENLLSADEYTAFTAG, from the coding sequence ATGAGCAACCCCCAGCAGCTCCGCTACAGCAAGGAGCACGAGTGGCTGTCGGCCGCCGAGGACGGCGTCTCGACGGTCGGCATCACCGAGCACGCGGCCAACGCGCTCGGTGACGTCGTCTTCGCTCAGCTCCCCGAGGTCGGCGACACCGTCACCGCGGGCGAGTCCTGCGGCGAGCTGGAGTCGACCAAGTCCGTCAGCGATCTCTACTCCCCGGTCGACGGTGAGGTCACCGAGATCAACGAGGACGTCGTGGCCGACCCGTCGCTGGTGAATTCCGCCCCCTTCGAGGGCGGCTGGCTGTTCAAGGTGAAGCTGAGCGGCGAGCCGGAGAACCTGCTCTCCGCCGACGAGTACACCGCCTTCACCGCCGGCTGA
- the gcvT gene encoding glycine cleavage system aminomethyltransferase GcvT, whose translation MSEARPSPATAPDGVASRRSARLTALDATHRALGATMTDFAGWDMPLRYGSERDEHVAVRTRAGLFDLSHMGELTVTGPQAADLLDFALVGNIGKLAAGRARYTMICQEDGGILDDLIVYRLADQEYMVVANASNAQVVLDALTARQAGFDAAVRDDRDAYALLAVQGPESAGIVQSLTDADLDGLKYYAGLPGTVAGVSALIARTGYTGEDGFELFVRPADAVALWEALTEAGKDAGLVPCGLSCRDTLRLEAGMPLYGNELSTSLTPFDAGLGRVVKFEKAGNEGRFVGREALAAAAERAEQNPPRKLVGLIAEGRRVPRAGYPVVDAEGTAIGTVTSGAPSPTLGKPIAMAYVDAAHAEPGTKGVAVDIRGKHEAYEVVALPFYKREK comes from the coding sequence ATGAGTGAAGCCCGCCCGTCGCCCGCCACCGCCCCAGATGGAGTCGCTTCGCGACGAAGCGCTCGACTCACCGCGCTCGATGCCACCCATCGCGCCCTCGGCGCGACCATGACCGACTTCGCCGGCTGGGACATGCCGCTGCGCTACGGCAGCGAGCGTGACGAGCACGTCGCCGTCCGTACCCGCGCCGGCCTCTTCGACCTCTCCCACATGGGCGAGCTCACCGTCACCGGACCGCAGGCCGCCGACCTGCTGGACTTCGCCCTGGTCGGCAACATCGGCAAGCTGGCCGCGGGCCGGGCCCGGTACACGATGATCTGCCAGGAGGACGGCGGGATCCTGGACGACCTGATCGTCTACCGGCTGGCCGACCAGGAGTACATGGTCGTGGCCAACGCCTCCAACGCCCAGGTCGTGCTGGACGCGCTCACCGCCCGCCAGGCCGGCTTCGACGCCGCCGTACGGGACGACCGGGACGCGTACGCGCTGCTCGCCGTCCAGGGCCCGGAGTCGGCGGGCATCGTGCAGAGCCTGACGGACGCCGACCTGGACGGGCTGAAGTACTACGCGGGGCTGCCCGGCACCGTCGCGGGCGTCTCCGCGCTGATCGCCCGGACCGGCTACACCGGCGAGGACGGCTTCGAGCTGTTCGTCCGCCCCGCCGACGCGGTCGCCCTCTGGGAGGCGCTGACCGAGGCCGGCAAGGACGCGGGGCTGGTCCCCTGCGGCCTGTCCTGCCGCGACACGCTGCGCCTGGAGGCGGGCATGCCGCTGTACGGGAACGAGCTGAGCACCTCGCTGACGCCCTTCGACGCGGGGCTCGGGCGGGTCGTGAAGTTCGAGAAGGCCGGGAACGAGGGCCGCTTCGTGGGCCGCGAGGCGCTGGCGGCCGCCGCCGAGCGGGCCGAGCAGAACCCGCCGCGCAAGCTGGTCGGACTGATCGCCGAGGGCCGCCGGGTGCCACGCGCCGGCTACCCCGTCGTGGACGCCGAGGGCACCGCCATCGGCACCGTCACCTCCGGCGCCCCCTCCCCCACCCTCGGCAAGCCGATCGCGATGGCGTACGTGGACGCGGCGCACGCCGAGCCGGGGACGAAGGGCGTCGCCGTGGACATCCGCGGCAAGCACGAGGCGTACGAGGTGGTCGCGCTGCCCTTCTACAAGCGGGAGAAGTGA
- a CDS encoding AAA family ATPase, with product MNGTGRAITVQRQAACATSAGVARGAVPRRARTPKAVVRPGRGAPVTDLRGTGEGGGEPAVRELDFPARGLVVVSGLPGSGKSTLMHRVVPALDRAGAAVHRIDSQDVRERWEAGRLGALPYGLIRPLVRASHYYGLWRALRSGGSVVVHDCGTLAWVRRWIARTARRDGRELHLLLLDVPPEVALSGQRARGRGVSGYAFARHRRAVRRLLTRARTARLPKGFTAAVLLDRRAADALERTAFG from the coding sequence ATGAACGGGACGGGGAGGGCGATCACGGTGCAGAGGCAAGCCGCATGCGCGACGTCGGCAGGGGTCGCGCGCGGCGCGGTGCCCCGCCGCGCCCGCACACCCAAGGCGGTGGTGCGTCCGGGCCGCGGCGCCCCCGTGACGGACCTGCGCGGCACGGGAGAGGGGGGAGGGGAGCCGGCCGTCCGTGAGCTGGACTTTCCCGCCCGCGGCCTGGTGGTCGTCTCGGGCCTGCCGGGCAGCGGCAAGAGCACGCTGATGCACCGCGTGGTCCCGGCGCTGGACCGGGCCGGAGCGGCCGTCCACCGCATCGACTCCCAGGACGTACGGGAGCGCTGGGAGGCCGGCCGGCTCGGTGCGCTGCCGTACGGCCTGATCCGGCCGCTGGTGCGGGCCTCGCACTACTACGGCCTGTGGCGGGCGCTGCGCTCCGGCGGCAGCGTGGTCGTGCACGACTGCGGCACGCTCGCCTGGGTGCGCCGCTGGATCGCGCGCACCGCCCGCCGGGACGGCCGCGAGCTGCACCTGCTGCTGCTCGACGTGCCGCCGGAGGTGGCGCTGTCCGGGCAGCGGGCCAGGGGCCGCGGCGTGTCCGGCTACGCCTTCGCGCGGCACCGGCGCGCGGTGCGCCGGCTGCTCACCAGGGCCCGGACGGCACGGCTGCCGAAGGGCTTCACGGCGGCGGTGCTGCTGGACCGGCGGGCCGCGGACGCGCTGGAGCGGACGGCGTTCGGCTGA
- a CDS encoding enhanced serine sensitivity protein SseB — translation MDIPEQSIPGQGISEQGIPQLAWPANELEEVLTASVGHPGAGARIVEVLGRSRIWVPLPKGGGPESAGFGAPGLDLPTVELPDGLAYVPVFSSEQEFLRVVGAHMSFTVAPAREFARGMPPKIGIAVNPDGTVGVPLPPPAVAELCRGDVPREGLPSGGRVRLYEPDWQDEPVDFLAAAGLEFSGVPHVTTARRCLANIEGDAPTLFVGVQVSDPAAAFQDQTQRDVALAALGRALGAVPVPWPVQLVMLDIAQDPVVDWMLERVRPFYTQDHV, via the coding sequence ATGGACATTCCGGAGCAGAGCATCCCCGGTCAGGGCATTTCCGAGCAGGGCATTCCCCAGTTGGCCTGGCCGGCCAACGAGCTGGAGGAAGTGCTCACGGCGTCGGTCGGCCATCCCGGAGCCGGTGCCCGGATCGTCGAGGTCCTCGGCCGCAGCCGGATATGGGTGCCGCTGCCCAAGGGCGGCGGCCCCGAGAGCGCGGGCTTCGGCGCGCCCGGCCTGGACCTGCCCACGGTGGAGCTGCCCGACGGCCTGGCGTACGTTCCCGTCTTCAGCTCCGAGCAGGAGTTCCTGCGGGTCGTCGGGGCGCACATGTCGTTCACGGTCGCACCGGCCCGCGAGTTCGCCCGCGGCATGCCGCCGAAGATCGGCATAGCGGTGAACCCGGACGGGACGGTCGGCGTCCCGCTGCCGCCGCCCGCCGTGGCCGAGCTGTGCCGCGGTGACGTACCCCGCGAGGGTCTGCCCTCCGGCGGCCGGGTGCGGCTGTACGAGCCGGACTGGCAGGACGAGCCGGTGGACTTCCTCGCCGCCGCCGGCCTGGAGTTCTCCGGCGTGCCGCACGTCACGACCGCCCGCCGCTGCCTGGCGAACATAGAGGGCGACGCACCCACCCTGTTCGTCGGCGTGCAGGTCAGCGACCCGGCGGCGGCCTTCCAGGACCAGACGCAGCGGGACGTGGCGCTCGCCGCGCTGGGCCGGGCGCTCGGCGCGGTGCCGGTGCCCTGGCCGGTCCAGCTGGTCATGCTCGACATCGCGCAGGACCCGGTCGTCGACTGGATGCTGGAGCGGGTGCGGCCGTTCTACACGCAGGACCACGTGTAG